Genomic window (Kosakonia sp. BYX6):
GAGCAAATTAGCCTGTGGCGTAACGGGCTGAACAGCGTGGAAGATTTGCAGGCGCACAATATTGATGAAACCTTTACCTGGGCGTATCGCATCAGTAATCGCGCCATCGATTTTCTCGCCAAACCGGTGGTCGAGGATGAACCGTTTTTGATGGTGGTTTCGTATGATGAGCCGCATCATCCGTTCACCTGCCCGGTGGGGTATCTGGAAAAGTACGCCGACTTTTACTATGACTTGCAGGGTAAAGCGCAGGATGATTTAGCGGATAAACCGGAGCACCATCGCCTGTGGGCGCAGGCGATGCCGTCGCCGGTCGGGGAAGATGGCCTTTACCACCATCCCATGTATTTCGCCTGTAATGATTTTGTGGATGATCAAATTGGCCGGGTGATCAACGCGCTCACCCCGGAACAGCGGGAAAATACCTGGGTGATTTACACCTCGGATCACGGCGAAATGATGGGCGCGCACCAGCTGATCAGCAAAGGCGCGGCGATGTACGACGATATCACGCGTATTCCGCTGATTATCCGCCCGCCGCAAGGTTCGCCTGCCCAGGTGAACACGCCGGTCAGCCATATTGATGTGTTGCCGACCCTGATGGCGCTGGCGGGCATTGAAAAACCGCCGATTTTACCCGGCGAAAACATGCTCACCGCGCGGGGCGAACGGGGCGTAATGGTGGAGTTCAACCGCTATGAAATTGAACATGATAGTTTCGGCGGGTTTATTCCGGTACGGTGCTGGGTCACTAACGGTTTTAAATTGGTGCTGAACCTGTTTACCAGCGATGAGCTGTACGACCGGCATAATGACCCGGACGAACTGCGCAATTTGATTAACGATCCGCGTTTTGCCGACACCCGCAACAAACTGCACGATGCATTGCTCGATTATATGGATAAGGTGCGCGACCCGTTCCGTACTTATCAGTGGAGCTTGCGCCCGTGGCGACCGGATGCCGGTCCGCGCTGGATGGGCGCTTTCCGCCCGCGACCAAAAGATGGCTACTCGCCCGTGGTGCGCGATTACGACACCGGGCTGCCAACGCAGGGGGTGAAAGTGGAAGAGAAAACGCAGAAGTTCTGAGAAGCCTGATAGCGCCCCTCACGGCAACGGTGAGGGGCCATCTATAACAAGGAGAACGCATGAAAATTTCCCGCGTCGGCGAAGCCCCGGACTACCGCTTTTCGCTGGCCAACGAGCGAACTTTTCTCGCCTGGATCCGCACCGCGCTGGGTTTTCTGGCGGCGGGTGTTGGTCTGGATCAGCTGGCGCCGCAGTTTGCCACGCCGCTGATTCGCGAAGTGCTGGCGCTGCTGCTGTGTCTTTTTGCCGGTGCGCTGGCGCTGTATGGTTATTTGCGCTGGTTGCGCAATGAAAAAGCGATGCGCCTGAAAGAAGATTTGCCCTACACCCGCACGCTGTTGGTGATCAGCGTTTCGCTGCTGGTCGTCGCGCTGGTGGTGATGGCGCTGGTGTTCTATGCCGAATAACCGCAAAGCGCGCCGCGAAAGCGATCCCGGCCTGCAACCCGAACGCACGTCGCTGGCGTGGTTACGAACGCTGTTCGGTTATGGCGCGCTCATGGCGTTGGCGGTGAAACACAACTGGCAGCAATCGGGCATGCCGTTTTGGATTTCAATGGTGGTGCTGGCGTTAGCGGCGGGCATCCTCTGGCGTTACACCCGTAAGCGCCTCTTAATGGATGTCGACAACAACGATTTTGTTCTGCCCGGCGCAATACGTGACAAATTATTGATCTCCCTCGCGGTGCTTTCCCTCGCGTTACTGTTTGCTGTGAGCCATATCCGCCAATTACTGCTATTGCTCTAAGGAAAAGTGCATGTCAGGCTGTCATGTTATGGCTAAACCGGCCAGTTCGCGTTGTAACCTGAACTGCCGCTACTGTTTTTATATTGAAAAACAACAGCAAAAAGTGATGGATGACGCCACGCTGGAGGCGTTTATCCGCCAGCAGATCGACGCCCAACCGGGCAACGTTGTCCCCTTCGCCTGGCAAGGCGGCGAGCCAACCCTTTGCGGGCTGGATTTTTTCCGCCGCGTTAGCGCGCTGCAAAAGCAGTACGCCAACGGCAAACGCATCGAAAACGCCTTTCAAACCAATGGCATCTTGCTTAACGATGAGTGGTGTCAGTTCTTTCGGGAAAACGGCTGGCTGGTGGGGATTTCCATCGATGGCCCGGCAGAACTGCACGATGCCTATCGCGTGAACCGCAGCGGTAAACCCTCGCACCACAAAGTGGTGAACGCCATTGCTACGCTGGGAAAACACCGGGTGGATTTCAACCTGCTCTGCGTGGTCAACAACCTCAACAGCCAGCAGCCGCAGCGTTTGTACCGCTATCTGCGCACGCTCGGTACGCCGTTTTTGCAATTTATCCCTTTGGTGGAACAGGACGCGCAAGGGGGTTTAACCGCTGAGTCGGTACGCGGCGAAGCGTGGGGTAACTTCCTGAATGCGGTGTTTGATCTCTGGGCGCGGGAAGATATTGGCCGGGTGTATGTGCAACTTTTTGATTCGACGCTGGGCGTCTGGAGCGGCTACCCGTCACAAATGTGTACGTTTGGCGAAACTTGCGGCCACGCATTCGCGCTGGAGGCCAACGGCGATGTTTACCAGTGCGATCACTACGTTTACCCGGATTATCGCCTCGGCAACCTGCATCAAATCCCGATCAAAGAGATCAACGCCAGCCGCGAAGCGATCGCCTTCGGGCAGAGCAAAAAAGCGACGCTCAGCAATGATTGCCAACGCTGCGACGTGCTGCGTTTTTGCCAGGGCGACTGCCCGAAACACCGCTTTGCGCAGGGGAAAAGTGCGTTATGCCAGGGTTATCGCCACTTTTTCACCCACAGTGCACCGCACATGCGTGTGATGCGCGACTTACTGCGTCAGCGGCGCTCGCCAATGGAGCTGATGATGGCGCTGCGCCAGCAAGCGTAAGTTAGCGCGCTTTTTCCAGGTATTGCGCCATCTCCGCTTCCGGCACCATGCCGCCGCCGGTGGCCCACACTACATGGGTGGCCTGCGCCAGTTGCGCCTGGCTGAACCCGTGCAATTGATGGTAGTGGCTGTCGGCACAAACGATTTCAGGTCCGGCCATGCCTGCCAGCGCTGACGGCTCCAGCAAGATATCCTCCTCCTGCGCCAGCGCGCCGAGCAGGTTATAAAGCGTCTGATCATCAACGGTGTAGAAACCGTCCAGCAGGCGCTCCATCGCACGGCCCACAAAGCCGGAAGCGCGCCCGACTGCCAGCCCATCCGCCGCCGTCAGGTTATCAATGCCCAAATCCTGCACCGCAATGGCATCATGCAAACCGGTATGTACGCCAAGCAGCATGCATGGCGAATGGGTCGGTTCGGCGAAAAGACAGTGCACGTCATCACCAAACGCCAGCTTCAGGCCGAATGCCACCCCGCCGGCGACAGCAGCTTGCGGTAATCATCCTCTGGCGTCAGCAACCCGGCGGCGAAGGCCAGCTTTTCCGCATGGGTCAGCACGTCGAAAATACCGCCACGCGCTTTAATTGAACCGGAAATCGGCAAATGGCTGTCTTTTTTCAGCCACAGTTCGCCGGTGATGCCCTGGCCCAGACGGCGCTGCATGTTGGGAATGGCAACCACCTCGGATTCAATCACGCCGTGGCTGGCGGCGGTTTGCGGGAAAGCCTGCGCAAGAAACGGTGCGAAGCGGGCAAGGCGCGCGTGAGCTTCGTTCACATCTTGCAGCGTCAGGCCAACATGCGGCAAACCTTCTGCAACGGACGTCGTGTTCGGGTTAAACCAGTGCGTTTCTTGCAGGTCGATCAGGTGTTGCACAAGTGGGAATTGCTGGATGAGTGTCTGGATGTCGGCGTTTTTCATCGGTTCTTCACCATCGAATGCGGGGAGTTTAAGAAAACAGGAATGCGTTGCAGGTGCAAGTATGGACGCGCATTGAAAATTTATTACGCTTTGGCGCTACGCGTCCTGGCGTAAAGCGTGCTAAATACAGGTATTCGCCCCCGATTTCACAAGGTTAACTGTGCGAAAGCCATTGATTGCAGTTGTTATGTTGCTGGCGGGAACCGCTGTGTTTGCCGCCGAAACTCCGCTGACGGCGGCGCGTTACGCGCAACAGTTGGGGGTGGGAATGGATGTCGACTGGGCGCGTACCGATCGCGGTATTCGCGAGTTTGACCCGCTTATCGTGCGTGATTTTTACAACGCCGGGATTCGCCATGTGCGCATTCGCGTGGCCGATAACATGACCGAAGCGCGCTTGATCCACCTGCGAAAACTGGTGGAAGCCTGCGAAGAGTACGGCGTTATTCCGGTGATTGCTTACCAGGCGGATACTTTTAAAGCCGATCCCGATGCGAAAAACGAAGCGCAATTGGTGGCGTGGTGGTCGACGGTCGGACACTTTTTTGGCAGCGATCACCCGACGCTCGGTTTTGATGTGATTTATGAACCGGCCGACAAACTCAACCGCGATCTCCCGGCGCTCAATCGCGCCTACGAAAATGTCGTCAGAACTCTGCATGATATTGATGCGCAGCGCATGATTTTTATCGCCCCGCGCCTGCGCGCCGCGCCGGAAGATCTCTCTTCGTTAAAATTGCCGCCGCACAGCCAAAATTACCTGCTGGCGGAATGGCATATCTTCCCGTGGGGGCCGCTGAAAGCGAACGGTAAATACCCGTGGACATCCGGCACGGCGGCGGAAAGAGCGGCGATCCGCGCGCGCATTGCTACGGCGTTGCGCTGGCAGCAAAAATCCGGGCATGCCACCTGGGTTGGCGGCTGGGCGGTGGGCGAGTCGTTCAAAAGCGCGCCGACCGCGTCGCAAATGGCGTTCGCCCGCTTTATGGCCTGCGAGTTAAATAAGGCGAAAATCCCTTACGCCATTAATGCCGATAGCCAATTTTATGATGGCGAAGAGGGCGCCTGGCGGCCTGCGCCGGAGCCTTTACTGCAAGAGATGATTGCGCCGACGTGCGAAAAACCCGACGCGAAGCCGGGTCATCATGAGCTTAAAGCGCCGGTTCGTGGCGAGCAAAGCGCGACGCCAACGGCAGCCAGCACAACACAATCAACAGCCCGGCCAGCGTCATCAGCATCCCAAGGCTAAACTGGCTGTTCTGCGGCAACTGTGCCGACAGCCATGCCAGCCCGCCGGAACCCATATTTTGCAAGCCACCAATCAGCGCGCCTGCCGTTCCGGCTAAAAACGGAAACGGCTCCATCGCGCCGCTGGTCGCCAGCGGGAACAGCATCCCGGCACCGAAGAAAAACAGCGCAGCGGGCACTGTCAGCGTCCAGATATTCATTACGCCCATCATGCCGGGGATCCACATCAACACACCGGCCGCCAGGCAGCTGATCACCGCTTGCCACATCAGCGATGTGAAGCGCTTATTCTGCCGTCCGGCAAACCACGCGCCGAAAAACGCGGCGGGGATGGGCAGGATAAACAGCACGCTTACTGTCAGGCTGTTCAGGCCGAGCACACCGCCCAGCAACACGCCGGAACAGGCTTCAAACACCGCAATTCCGGCCAGCCCGCCAATCAGCATCAGCAGATAACAGCTAAACGCGCCGTTGCCGAGCAGGGCTTTATAACTGGTGATCAGCCGCGTGCGCGGCGCGCCCTGTGGCCGCGTTTCCGGCATCCAGCGCGCCATGCTGTAAGCGACAATGGCGCACAACACCAGCAAAAACATAAAACAGGCACGCCAGTTCATCAGCGTATTCAGTACGCCGCCAATCAGCGGCGCCAGCAGCGGACTCACAAGAATACCCATGTTCAGCAGGCTGTTGGCGTGGCGCAGTGCGCTGCCTTCATAGAGATCGCGCGGCAGGGTGCGCGCCATCACGCCGCCAACGCCCGTGCCGACACCCTGAAGTGCGCTGGCAAAGATCAACACCGCCAGGCTGTGGGTGGTGATGGCAATAATGGTCGCCAGCATAAAAATCGCCATCCCGGCGAGGATCACCGGGCGGCGTCCTACGTGGTCTGCCAGCGGGCCATAAAAGAGCTGGGAGACGCCATATGTCAGTAAGTAAGCGGCCATTACGCCCTGCACTGCGCCTTTTGATACCGCCAGGTCGCGCGCCATATCCGCAATGGCCGGGATATAGATGGTTTGCGCCATCTGCCCGACCGCGACCAGAAGCACCAGCATCAATAACAAATTGACGTTTCTCTGCTTTTTCATAGCGATGATTACTTTATAAAAAGTTGGTATTAAAGAATATATGGCTGCGATACAGTCTTAATGAAGGAGGAATCTACCACAGAGAGAGGGCAGAACCACTACACCGGACGGCAATGGTCAGGTGGTGACAGGCAGGATTTGTAAACAATTATCGGCAACTTTTGTTGCCAGAATGCATCACGCAAGCCGCAATAACATCGCCCCGGCGGCGATACCGCAAGCGGCCACAATGCGCAGGCCAGCGACTTTCTCTTTCAACAGCAGAAAAGCCAGCAGTGCGCCGAACAGAATCGAGGTTTCGCGCAGCGCCGCGACAACCGCCAGCGGCGCTTGCGTCATCGCCCACAGCGCCAGGCCGTAGGATCCCATGGTGCCAACGCCGCCCGGCAGCCCCTTTTTCCAGTTCGCCACCAGATAGCGCGTCACAACTTGTCGGCGTGTCAGCATCGCCCACAGCAAAAGGCAAAAGCCGTTAAGGAAAAACGTCCAAAGGGTGTAACCCAACGCGGAACCGGCGAGGCGCACGCCAGTACCGTCGACCAGCGTATACCCGGCGATAAAACAGGAGTTCAGTAGCGCCAGCCAAATCCCTTTGCGCGACTGGCTGCGCCCGTTAAAGGCCATACCGAGAATCGATACGCAGATCACGGCAATACCGCCCCACGCCAACGTGCTGAGGGAATCGCCCAGAATCAGCACGCTGATTAATGCCACCAGCAGCGGCGCGGTGCCGCGCATTAGCGGGTAGGTTTGGCTCATGTCCGAGACTTGATACGTTTTGGCGACCAGCACGGTATAAACCACCTGCAAAGCGCAACTGGCGGCCAGGTAAGGTGCGCTGGCAAGCGTGGGTTGGGGAGAAAAAGGCAATAAGATAAGCGCGATTAGCGCGGCGGAGCCACTTACGGCAATGGCGGAATAGAGCTTGTCGCTGCCCGCTTTGACAATCGCGTTCCAGCTGGCATGTAACAGCGCGGCGAACAGCAAAATACAAAAAACAGAGAGGGTCATAGCGGCATGGGTGAGTGAATTGTCATCAAAATGTAACATCCTGGATGCCGGAAAAGCCAGAACGCCATTGTTAAAGAGGGGCGGTTTCCCGCCCCTCTTTGGTGCGACTTGAACCTGAATTACCGCAGGTATTTCAGGACAGCTTCAAGCAGTTGCAACAAGGCAACAATGAGTTTCAGGATCAGGATGACCAGTTCCATTTCGCCCATACGCATCTCCCGTGGTAAGGAGCACCGGCTGACGTACCTTTCCGCTGCCTGTTGCCAGCCTTGTTGTTGGCGTAACGCAGTGTGCTCTCGAGGGGTTAAGGCGCTGACGGCACCACCCGTTTCAGCCAGGACTTATTGCGCCGTAGAACGCGGCCCCTCACACAGATGCGCGAAGTCAGTATATGTTAATACTGTTTATATATACAGTAATTATTGGCGGTTTTTGCGACCTTGTACCATACTCAATGCGGGAAAATACGCTTGAAAATTGCGCAATCAGAGGATTCAACGTATAGTTTCGCTGTTGACGTAACGCAGTGTGCTCACGGCCACCAACCGCGAAAGCCTGTGAAAAAAACCTCGCTTCAGTGCCCGCCACTGGACGACTTAAATTAGCGGAGAATGTCAGAACATATTCTCCGCTAATATTGAGATGCTAAATCTAATCCAATTTAATTCCGCTAATCTGTAAATATATTTCTGCTGTTTCGCAAACAGGACAAATTAATTTCTCAATAATTAGCTTCTTTTTTAGTTGAGTCGGTAATGCAACGCTTTGCTTACTTGAGTATTATTTTCGCCCTGTCATCATCATGTGATTTATTTTATGGGCCTGAAATTTCAACCTAAAGTTGGTTCCATTGTTATTTGTGACTTTCGCGGTATGGTTGTGCCCGAAATCGTTAAAAAAGGCCTGTCATTGTTGT
Coding sequences:
- a CDS encoding sulfatase-like hydrolase/transferase; amino-acid sequence: MNRPNFLFIMTDTQATNMVGCYSGKPLNTNHIDALAQEGIRFNSAYTCTPVCTPARAGLFTGIYSNQSGPWTNNVAPGKNISTMGRYFQDAGYHTCYIGKWHLDGHDYFGTGVCPPEWDEEYWYDGANYLAELTDEQISLWRNGLNSVEDLQAHNIDETFTWAYRISNRAIDFLAKPVVEDEPFLMVVSYDEPHHPFTCPVGYLEKYADFYYDLQGKAQDDLADKPEHHRLWAQAMPSPVGEDGLYHHPMYFACNDFVDDQIGRVINALTPEQRENTWVIYTSDHGEMMGAHQLISKGAAMYDDITRIPLIIRPPQGSPAQVNTPVSHIDVLPTLMALAGIEKPPILPGENMLTARGERGVMVEFNRYEIEHDSFGGFIPVRCWVTNGFKLVLNLFTSDELYDRHNDPDELRNLINDPRFADTRNKLHDALLDYMDKVRDPFRTYQWSLRPWRPDAGPRWMGAFRPRPKDGYSPVVRDYDTGLPTQGVKVEEKTQKF
- a CDS encoding YidH family protein, which codes for MKISRVGEAPDYRFSLANERTFLAWIRTALGFLAAGVGLDQLAPQFATPLIREVLALLLCLFAGALALYGYLRWLRNEKAMRLKEDLPYTRTLLVISVSLLVVALVVMALVFYAE
- a CDS encoding DUF202 domain-containing protein, with the translated sequence MPNNRKARRESDPGLQPERTSLAWLRTLFGYGALMALAVKHNWQQSGMPFWISMVVLALAAGILWRYTRKRLLMDVDNNDFVLPGAIRDKLLISLAVLSLALLFAVSHIRQLLLLL
- a CDS encoding anaerobic sulfatase maturase, yielding MSGCHVMAKPASSRCNLNCRYCFYIEKQQQKVMDDATLEAFIRQQIDAQPGNVVPFAWQGGEPTLCGLDFFRRVSALQKQYANGKRIENAFQTNGILLNDEWCQFFRENGWLVGISIDGPAELHDAYRVNRSGKPSHHKVVNAIATLGKHRVDFNLLCVVNNLNSQQPQRLYRYLRTLGTPFLQFIPLVEQDAQGGLTAESVRGEAWGNFLNAVFDLWAREDIGRVYVQLFDSTLGVWSGYPSQMCTFGETCGHAFALEANGDVYQCDHYVYPDYRLGNLHQIPIKEINASREAIAFGQSKKATLSNDCQRCDVLRFCQGDCPKHRFAQGKSALCQGYRHFFTHSAPHMRVMRDLLRQRRSPMELMMALRQQA
- a CDS encoding cellulase family glycosylhydrolase, translating into MRKPLIAVVMLLAGTAVFAAETPLTAARYAQQLGVGMDVDWARTDRGIREFDPLIVRDFYNAGIRHVRIRVADNMTEARLIHLRKLVEACEEYGVIPVIAYQADTFKADPDAKNEAQLVAWWSTVGHFFGSDHPTLGFDVIYEPADKLNRDLPALNRAYENVVRTLHDIDAQRMIFIAPRLRAAPEDLSSLKLPPHSQNYLLAEWHIFPWGPLKANGKYPWTSGTAAERAAIRARIATALRWQQKSGHATWVGGWAVGESFKSAPTASQMAFARFMACELNKAKIPYAINADSQFYDGEEGAWRPAPEPLLQEMIAPTCEKPDAKPGHHELKAPVRGEQSATPTAASTTQSTARPASSASQG
- the emrD gene encoding multidrug efflux MFS transporter EmrD, whose amino-acid sequence is MKKQRNVNLLLMLVLLVAVGQMAQTIYIPAIADMARDLAVSKGAVQGVMAAYLLTYGVSQLFYGPLADHVGRRPVILAGMAIFMLATIIAITTHSLAVLIFASALQGVGTGVGGVMARTLPRDLYEGSALRHANSLLNMGILVSPLLAPLIGGVLNTLMNWRACFMFLLVLCAIVAYSMARWMPETRPQGAPRTRLITSYKALLGNGAFSCYLLMLIGGLAGIAVFEACSGVLLGGVLGLNSLTVSVLFILPIPAAFFGAWFAGRQNKRFTSLMWQAVISCLAAGVLMWIPGMMGVMNIWTLTVPAALFFFGAGMLFPLATSGAMEPFPFLAGTAGALIGGLQNMGSGGLAWLSAQLPQNSQFSLGMLMTLAGLLIVLCWLPLASRFARHEPAL
- a CDS encoding DMT family transporter, which gives rise to MTLSVFCILLFAALLHASWNAIVKAGSDKLYSAIAVSGSAALIALILLPFSPQPTLASAPYLAASCALQVVYTVLVAKTYQVSDMSQTYPLMRGTAPLLVALISVLILGDSLSTLAWGGIAVICVSILGMAFNGRSQSRKGIWLALLNSCFIAGYTLVDGTGVRLAGSALGYTLWTFFLNGFCLLLWAMLTRRQVVTRYLVANWKKGLPGGVGTMGSYGLALWAMTQAPLAVVAALRETSILFGALLAFLLLKEKVAGLRIVAACGIAAGAMLLRLA
- the tisB gene encoding type I toxin-antitoxin system toxin TisB, producing MGEMELVILILKLIVALLQLLEAVLKYLR